The stretch of DNA CTGAGACTTTATGCAATGGGGGAAAGAGAGTTTAGACAAGTTGATCTTTCTTATCGGGTGTTACGAGGAGTAGATTTACAAGCAATTAATTTTAGTCAAGCAAATTTGACAGGAGCAGATTTTAGAGAAATTGACTTAACTCAAGCAATTCTGTGTGAAGCTAACCTCAGTCAAACTATACTAATTGAAGCTAATTTAACCAAAGCGAATTTAGAAAGAGCAGTTTTGTACAGAGCATCGTTACAATTGGTAAATTTAAGTCAAAGTATTTTAACTGAAGCTGATTTAAGAGAAGCTAATTTAACAGAAGCACTGTTATATAAAACTTCTTTGGGAAAAGCTCAATTACAAGGAGCAGTTTTAAACCGAGCTATTTTGCAAAGAACATTTCTACGAGGTGCAAATTTAAGTCAAGCAATTTTGTCGCAAGCAAATCTACAAGAAGCAAATTTGACAGATGCAGATTTAACAGGAGCAAACTTGAGAGGTGCAAATCTACAAGGAGCTTTTTTAGTGGAGGCGAATTTATTTGAGGCTTCTTTAGAAGAGGTGAATTTAGATAAAGCAATTTTAACAGGTGCAATTATGCCTGATGGAAGCATTTACAGTTAGGATAATTCATGAATGATCCCTACACTTTTCTGCACAAGAGGTTCGCTGACGCAATCGCTAATTTATTTTTTTTGCGATTTTCTAAAATGTAATTATCTTAAATTAGACAAAAACTCTTTTTATTTTTATGACTTCGGCAATACTAGATAGTTTTCCTCAAATTAACCTTCAAGCTAAAGATCCTGAAGAAAAATTTATTACTTCGGGAGTAAGTTGGGAAGCTTACGAAACATTATTAAACGCCTTAGGAGATAGTTCTGGTTATCGTTTGGCTTTTTTAGAAGGAATTTTGGAAATCATGTCTCCTAGTCGCCGTCATGAACTAGACAAAAAAAATATTGGTAGACTCTTAGAAGCTTATTTGGAAGAAAATCGAATTCGTTTTTGGGGATTAGGATCGACTACTTTGCGTAAAGTAGACAAGCAAGCAGGTAAAGAACCAGATGAATGTTATTGTTTTGACATAGATAAAAATATTCCAGATCTGGCGATTGAAGTTATTTATACTAGTGGTAGTGCAAATATTTTAGAGATTTATCAACGTTTGAGTGTAACTGAAGTTTGGTTGTGGCAAAATAATCAGTTTG from Stanieria cyanosphaera PCC 7437 encodes:
- a CDS encoding Uma2 family endonuclease encodes the protein MTSAILDSFPQINLQAKDPEEKFITSGVSWEAYETLLNALGDSSGYRLAFLEGILEIMSPSRRHELDKKNIGRLLEAYLEENRIRFWGLGSTTLRKVDKQAGKEPDECYCFDIDKNIPDLAIEVIYTSGSANILEIYQRLSVTEVWLWQNNQFEIYYLQNNSYEQRQQSQLLPNLDLSLMAQYVTISDPLEAIVEWRKQIRVN
- a CDS encoding pentapeptide repeat-containing protein, whose protein sequence is MNTEELLRLYAMGEREFRQVDLSYRVLRGVDLQAINFSQANLTGADFREIDLTQAILCEANLSQTILIEANLTKANLERAVLYRASLQLVNLSQSILTEADLREANLTEALLYKTSLGKAQLQGAVLNRAILQRTFLRGANLSQAILSQANLQEANLTDADLTGANLRGANLQGAFLVEANLFEASLEEVNLDKAILTGAIMPDGSIYS